In the Armatimonadota bacterium genome, CCACCGCGCCCAGCGCCACGGCCCAGACCAGGAAGTAGTAGCGCGCGGCCGGCCACACCATCCACGGGCCCACCCGCAGCCGTGGGATCCCGAAGACCCCGTCGAACCCGCCCGTCAGGTTCAGGTGCGGCAGGCCCAGGTTCTCGCGCAGCACGATGTAGACCACGATCCCCAGGCCCAGCGTGGCCATGGCCAGGTAGTGGCCGCGCAGCCGCAGGATCACCAGGCCGATGGCGTAGGCGAACCCGCCCACCAGCACGGTGCCGACGGCCATCAGCAGCCAGGGCCACCACCAGGTGCTGGCGACGGTCGGCGGGATGCCCAGCACCGGTGCGCGCACCGTCAGGATCGCCGAGAAGAAGGCGCCCATGCCGTAGAAGGCCGCCTGGCCCAGGGAGACCTGCCCCGCATACCCCATGAGCAGGTTCAGGCCGACCAACACGATGGTGAAGATGCCGGCGCGGATCAGCAGGTCGAGGTGCACCAGGCCGCCCGTCAGGCGGGGCAGCGACAGCCCCCACGGGCGTGCCGCCTCGAGCCAGCCGAGTGCCACCACGACGGCCGCCGCAGCCACCAGCCCCCGGCTGCGCCCGCGGGTGTCCCTCACGGCCGCTCGGCCTCCGCCTCGGCGCCGGCGAAGCCGTGGGGCCGGGCCAGCAGCAGCACCACCAGCACGACGAACGCGAACAGGTCCTTGAAGCCCGCCAGGGTCACGCCCGCCCACAGCGTCTCCAGCACGCCCAGGATCAGCGCGCCGGCAATGGCGCCCTGGAACCTCACCAGGCCGCCCATGATGGCGGCCACGAACCCCTTCAGCCCCACTTCCAGGCCCATGTCGAAAGTGGGCCGCGTGACCGGGCCCACCACGATCCCCGCCACCGCGCCCAGCACCGCGGCCAGCCCGAAGGCCAGCGTCGCCATCGTGTCGACGCGAATCCCTGCCAGCTGCGCGGCCAGCCGGTTGACCGCGCAGGCGCGCATCGCCTTGCCGGTGAGCGTGCGCTCGAAGAACAGGGCCAGCAACGCCAGGCAGGCGGCCGTCGTCCCCCAGATCCACAGGCTCTGGGCGCGGATCAGCACGTCGCCGACGAGCACCGACCGGTCGCGCATCTCCAGCGTCGCGAACGCCGGCAGCACGTAGGGGCGCGGCCCCCACGCCAGCAGGGCCGTCCCCTGCAGCACCAGGTAGACGCCGACCGTGATCATGATCTTGGTCAGCAGGAGCGCGCCGCGGGCGGGGTGCAGCGCCAGCCGGTAGACGACCACGCCGAGCGCGCCCGTGGCCGCGACGGCCGCCAGGGCGCTGGCTGCCAGCCGCGGCGCGCTGACCGTGGTGGAGGCGCCCAGGAACGTGATGGTCAGCATCGGCCCCAGCATGACGAACGCGCCCTGGGCGAAGTTGATGACGCCGGTGACCCGATAGACCACGACGAACCCCAGGGCGACCAGCGCGTAGATCGCCCCGGCCTGCAGGCCGTCGACCACGAACTGCGCGTAGTCGGGCACCCCGAAGCCGTGGCGGCGGCCCGCCAGCACCAGGGCCGCCGCCAGCAGCACCGCCGCACCGCCCAGCCCCCACCCGGGCCGCGCGCGCCACGGGGCCACGGGGCGACCGGCAGGCGAGAGCACGGGGGAGACCGCTTTCGCCACCGCGCGACGTCAGCTCACTTCCACTGGTCCTTGGGCAGCACGAGGAACTTCCCGCCCTTCACCGTCACGAAGACGAAGTCGCGGTAGTCGAACCCCAGGTGGTCGTCGGGGCTCAGCTTGAAGACGCCGTGCGTGCCCCGGATGCTGCCCAGCTTGGTCTCCAGGGCCTCGCGCACCAGCTCCCGCTGCCGCTCCAACGGCTGGCGGTCGGGCAGGGTGCGCAGCGCCGCCAGGGCCCACTGCAGGGCATCGTAGGCGTGGCCGGCAAAGGTGCTGATGGGCGCCCCACCGGTGTAGCGCTGGTAGTCGCTGACGAAGCGCAGGTTCAGCGCCCGGGTGGGGTCGTCCGCCGGCAGCTGGTCCGCCACCAGGATCTTGCCGCAGGGCATCACCGTCCCCTCGGCGGCCTGGCCTGCGGTCTTGATCAGGTCGGGGCTGCAGGCGCCGTGGCCGTGCACGATACGCACCGCCGGGAGGCGCTCGCGCACCGCCACGTTGATCAGCGACGCCGCCGGCGGGATGCTCCCGATGACCACGGCCTGGCAGCCGCTGGCGCGCACCCGCGCCACCTGCGGGAACTCGGTCGCGGTGCGCTCGAACGCGTCGCCGTAGGCGATGGCGATGCCGGCCTTCCCGTAGACCGCCTCGGCGCTCTGGAACGTGTCCTTGCCGTAGGCCGTGTTCTCGTAGAGATGGCAGACCCGCCGCGCGCCCACCGCCTGCAGGTAGTCGGCCTGCGCCTGGGCGCTGTGCAGGTTCTCGGGCACCGGCTTGAAGATCCAGGGCCGCATCCGCTTGGTGGCCGGGTCCTCGATGATGCTGCGCGCCGACGCCATGGAGATCATGGGCGTGCGCCCTTCGGTGGCGATGGGCACCATGGCCAGGCTGGGTCCGCTCAAGGTGCCGGCCACGAGCACCGTGACCCGCTCGTCGTGGATCAACCGCCGCGCCAGGCCGGCCGCCACGTCGGCGCTGGACTGGTCGTCGAAGATCAGGATCTCCACGTCGTGGCGGGCGCGGTCCGGCCCCACCACACCCCGCTGCACCGTCAGCCGTTCCTGGAGCATGCGCGCCACGTCCCGTTCGGGCACGCCCAGGCTGGCCCCGGGGCCGGTCACGGACGCGATGAACCCGATCCGGTAGGGCATCGACGCCCAGGCCCAGGGGCCGGCGGGCACCAGCGCGGCGCCCGCGGCGATGGCGACGAGCACGAGCACGAACCGATACCGTTTCATGCTGCGCCTCCTTTCCCGCCCGTGCCGGTGCAGAGGACAACGTCCGGCGACGTCGAAACCCGGTTCTTACAGAATTCCGACACCGGACACGTGCGACGTGTCTTGATATTCGGGACCATGACCTGCCGGAACCTTCTGTGCGGGGCATCCCGGGGGCAGGGCCGCTGCGGCACCCCGGGCAGCGCTCCGGAGACACAGGCCTGACGCCATGCTTCGCGGCTCGATCGTGCCGCTGGTCACGCCCTTTCGCGACGGCCGCGTCGACGAGGCCGCCCTGGCCGCGCTGATCGAGTGGCAGATCGCCTCGGGCAGCCACGGCATCAGCGTGACCGGCAGCACGGGCGAGCCGGCCGCCCTGTCGCTGGCCGAGCGGGAGCGCGTGATCGCCCTTGCGGTCGAGACCGCCCGCGGGCGCGTGCCGGTCGTGGCCGGCACCGGTTCGGCGAACTTCGAGGAGACCCTGCACCTCACGCGCTTTGCGCGGCGCGTGGGCGCCGACGCCGCCCTGGTGGTGACGCCCTACTACACGCGGCCGGGGCAGGAGGGACTGTACCGGTACTTCCGGAGCCTGGCCGAGGCGACCGACATCCCCATCATCCTGTACAACATCCCCGGGCGGACGGCCACCACCCTCGAGCCCGAGACCACTGCGCGCCTGGCCCGCGACTGTCCGACCATCGTGGGGATCAAGGAGTCCCACAAGGACCTGGAGCACATCTGTCGGGTCATGCACCGGTGCGGGCCGACGTTTGCGGTCTACTCCGGCATCGAGCTGCTGTGCTTCCCCATCCTCGCGCTGGGCGGCGCCGGGTACGTCAGCGCCACGGGCAACGTGCTGCCCCGCGAGGTGGCCCGCCTCTACGACCTGGTCGCCGCCGGGCAGTGGGAGGAGGCGCGGCAGCTCCACTACCACCTGCTGCCCATGAACGATGTCCTGTTCATCGAGACGAACCCGGTGCCGGCGAAGACGGCGCTGGGGCTGATGGGCCGCATCCGCCCCGAGGTGCGACCGCCGCTTGCGCCGCTCGCGCCCGCGCACGAGGCCAGGCTGCGCCAGGTGATGGCCAGCTACGGGCTGCTGCCGGAGGACGTGGGGATGCCTGCGGACTCCCCGGCGGCGGGCAGGGCCTGAGGGGCCGGCCGTGCGCTGGTGTCGCTTCATCGCCGCAGGGCGCGTGTACCGCGGGCGCGTCGAGGACGGGGTGCTGGTGGACGAGCAGGGCGGCGTGCACGCGCCCGACGCGGTCGCCTGGCTGCCGCCGGTGGCGCCGTCGAAGATCGTGGGGTTTGCGCTCACCTACCGCGACCACGCCGCGGAGCTCGCGATGGCGGTGCCGGACGAGCCAGCGGTGTTCTTCAAGCCGCCCTCCAGCCTGGTCGGCCACGGCGCGCCGGTCGTCTCCCCCGCAGGCGTCACCCACCTGCACTACGAGGCCGAGCTCGCCGTGGTGATCGGCCGGCGCTGCCGCCGGATCCGCCCGGAGGCCACCCCCGAGGTCGTGCGCGGCTACACCATCGCCAACGACGTCACCGCCCGCGACTTCATCCGCAACGTCTTCCGGCCGCCCGTGCGCGCCAAGGGGTGGGACACGTTCTGCCCGCTGGGCCCCACGCTGGTGGAAGGAGAGATCGCCGATCCCCACCGGCTGGGGCTGCGGACCTACGTCAACGGCGAGCTGCGCCAGCAGGGGAGCACGGCCGACCTGGCGCTCTCGATCTGGGAGCAGATCGCCTTCCTCTCGTCGTTCATGACCCTGGAGCCCGACGACGTGATCCTGACCGGCACGCCCAGGGGCATCGCCCCGGTGCGGCCCGGCGACCGGATGCGCATCGAGATCGACGGCCTGGGCGCACTGGAGAACCCGGTGGTGGCCGACAGCGCCCCGACGTGAGCGGCGGGGCGGTGAGCGGAGCGCAGGCGGAAGGACGGGAGAGACCGATGGGCGCGCGCACGGGACAGCAGTACCTGGACGCGCTCCGGGCGCAACCCCCGGAGCTGTGGATCGGCGGGGAGCGGGTGGCCGACCCCACGGCGCATCCGGCGTTTCGGCACGTCACCCGCAGCATCGCCGCGCTCTACGACATGCAGCACGACCCGACGCTGCGGGACGAGATGACCTACGTCTCGCCGACGTCGGGCGAGCGCGTGGGGCTGTCGTTCCTCACCCCGCGCACGCACGACGACCTGCTGCGCGTCCGGCGCATGATGAAGCGGTGGGCCGACTACTCGGGCGGCATGCTGGGCCGCTCGCCCGACTACCTGAACCGTGCGCTCATGGCCTTCGCCGCCGCCGCCGACTACTGCGCGGCCAACGACCCGCGGTTTGGCGCCAACATCCGTCGCTACTACGAGGAGGTGCGCGAGCGCGACCTGTGTCTGACCCACACCCTGATCAACCCCCAGGCCAACCGCGCGGTGGGCCCGGCCCGGCAGGCCGATCCCTACCTGGCCGCCGGCATCGTCCGCGAGACCGCCGACGGCGTCGTGATCCGCGGCGCGCGCATGCTGGCCACGCTGCCGGTGGCCGACGAGATCATGGTCTTCCCCTCGACCCTGCTCCGGGGTGGCCAGGAGGACGCCCCGTACGCGTTCGCGTTCGCGATCCCCTGCGCCACGCCCGGCCTGCGCTTCCTCTGCCGCGAGTCGTTCGACTACGGGCGCAGCCCGACCGACCACCCGTTGGGCAGCCGCTTCGAGGAGATGGACGCCGTCGTAATCTTCGACGACGTGCTGGTGCCCTGGGAGCGCGTCTTCCTCCTGCGCGACGTCGAGCGGTGCAACCGGGCCTTCGCCGAGACCCGGGCCGTGGTGCACATGGCCCATCAGGTGGTCACGAAGAACGTCGCCAAGACCGAGTTCGTGCTGGGGGTCGTCTGCCTGCTGGTGGAGACGATCGCCATCGAGCAGTTCCAGCACGTGCAGGAGAAGGTGGCCGAGGTGATCCACGTCCTCGAGGCGATGCGGGCCTTCCTGCGGGCCGCCGAGGCCGACGCCGCCATCGATCGGTGGGGCGTGATGACGCCGGCCTGGCCGCCCCTGGACGCGGCGCGGCAGCTCTACACGCGCATGTACCCCCGCATGATCGAGATCGTGCAGCTGCTGGGGGCCAGTGGCCTCATGGCCATTCCCACCCGTGAGGACGTGGAGGGCCCGCAGGCCCAGACCATCGCGCGCTACTACCAGGCGGCCCGGGCCGACGCACGCGAGCGCATCCGCCTGTTCCGGCTGGCCTGGGACCTGGCGGTCTCGACGTTCGGGAGCCGCCAGGTGCTCTACGAGCGCTTCTTCTTCGGCGACCCCGTGCGCATGGCCGGCGCGACGTTCGCCAGCTACGACAAGACCCCCTACATCGAGCGGGTGCGCCAGTTCCTGGCGCGAGCCGACGTCGAGCTGGAGCCGCCGACGCCTGCGCCCGCGGCCGGCGCGCCCGCCCCGGCGGGTGAGCGCGACCGGTGAGCGCCGACCCCTCGCGCGCGCCCGCGCCCCCGGCCGACGGCGAGCTGCCGCTGGAGGCCCGCGCCTTCCGCCGCACCATGGGGTTGTTCGCCACCGGGGTCACCGTCGTGGCGGTGGACACCGGCGCGGGGCCGCTGGGCATGACCGCCAACAGCGTCACGGCCGTCTCGCTCGACCCGCTCCTGGTGCTCTTCTGCGTGGACCACCGCGCGCGCCTGCACCCCCACCTGGTCGAAGGACGCCCTGTCGCCATCAGCATCCTGCGCGACGACCAGGAGGTGCTGTCGCGGTACTTCGCCGGTGGCTGGCGGGATCGCCCGGCGCCGGAGTACCGCTTCGAGGCGTGGGACGGCGCCCCGCGGCTCGTCGGCGCGCTGGCCGCGATCCGCGGCGAGGTGGCGCGCCTGTACGACGGTGGCGACCACACTATCGTGCTCTGCCGGGTGACCGGTCTGTACGAGGGGCGCGACCCCTACCACCCGTTGATCTTCTTCGCCGGACGCTACCGGCGGCTGGCGCCGCTGGCGGCACCGGCGGAACCGCCCGAGCAGTGGGGCCCGGACGGCGTGTCGATCTACTACGAGGAGTGGGGCACGCCCCCGCCGGCATCGTCGTCCGACCCGGAGCCGGCGCCGTGAGCGCGCCGGACATCCTCCGCGCGGGCCATGCGGTGTTCCGCACGACCGACCTGGGGCGTGCGCGCGCCTTCTACGTGGACCTGCTGGGGTTCGTGGAGACGGCGCGGGAGCGCGACGCGCTCTACCTGCGCGGCTACGAGGAGACCGAGCACCACAGCCTGGTGCTGCAGCGCGCTCCGACGCCGGGCGCCGCGCACCTGGCCTTCAGGGTGGCCTCCCCCGACGACCTCGATCGCCTCGCGGCCATCTGCCGCGACGCGGGCCTGCCCCACCGGTGGGTGGCGGAGGGGGAGGAACCCGGGCAGGGACGGGCGCTGCGGGTGCAGGATCCCGGCGGCCTGCCCCTGGAGTTCTACGCGTCCATGGCCCGCGCCGAGCGCCTGCTGCAACGCTTCGACCTTTATCGCGGCGCGCGCGTGATGCGCCTGGACCACTTCAACTGCCAGGTGCCCGACGTGGCGATGGTGTCGCGCTGGTACACGGACACCCTGGGCTTCCGCTGCTCGGAGTACACGGAGACCGACGAGCAGCCGCCGCGGCTGTGGGCCGTCTGGCTGCACCGCAAGCCCAACGTCCACGACATCGCGCTCATGACCGGGATCGGCCCGCGGGTCCACCACGCCGGCTTCTGGATGGCCGAGACCCTGGACGTGATTCGCGCGTGCGACCTGCTGGCGGCGGCCGGATGGGTGGGGGCCATCGAGCGCGGGCCTGGCCGGCACGGGATCTCCAACGCCTTCTTCCTGTACCTGCGCGATCCGGACGGCAACCGGATCGAGCTCTACACGGGCGACTACCTGACCACCGACCCGGACCGCCCGCCGCTGCGGTGGAGCCTGAACGACCCCCGGCGCGCGACGTTCTGGGGCCACGCGCCGCCGCGCTCGTGGTTCGACGACGCCTCGCCCGTCGAGTCGATCGTCACGGGCGCGCTCCTGCCCGTCCAGGCGCCCGCGATGCAGGACCGCCCGGAGTTCGTGACCTGACGCATGGGCGCGCCCGCGGGGAATCCCCCGCGGGCGCGCGCGGCCTCGGGGAGTCTCCCCGCACCAGCGCGTCGCCAGCTCGCCGCCCGCGGGCGTTCAGGCGATCGAGAGCAAGGCCCGTCCGGCGTGCAGGCGCCCGACGCGCGATGCGCCCAGCGCGATCTCGAAGTAGTGGGTGGCGCGCTCCTGCTCGTTGCGGGCCTGATGGTACCGGCCGAGCGCGTCGGCTGCCTCAGCCAGTTCCTGCGCGCTGTCCTCCGTCCCCAGCCGCTGCAGGGCACCTTCGAGCACCGGCAGGGCGTCGTCGGCGCGCCCCAGCGCCAGCAGCGCCCGGCCCAGCACCGCGGCGGCGCGCGCCGTCGCGCTGTCGTCCCCGGTGCCCTGCGCCAGCGTGGTGGCCTCCTGGGCCGCCTCCAGCGCCACCGACGCCTCCCCCATCGCGAGGTGCACCCGGCCGAGGTGGATCAGGCTCTCCAGTTCGGTACGGCGGTCGCCGGCGCTTCGCGCGGTCTGCCGTGCCCGCTCCAGCGTCTCCCGCGCCTCGGCCATCGCGTCCTGGCCGTAGGCGAGCAGCCCCAGCCCGAGCCACGCGCGGGCCAGCAGCGCCCCCAACTTGTAGCGCGCCGCCAGGCGGGCCGCGACGTCCAACCGGCGGCGCGCCTGGCGGACGTCACCGCGCTGCACCAGCGCCGTCGCGTACGCCAGCAGCAGGCGCACGGTCAGGTCCGGCTGGCGCGCGGGACTGCGCAGGCGCCCCAGCGCCTCGCGAAACATCGCCGCCGCGGTGGCCGCGTCGCCCCGGCGCATCGCCAGCGAGCCGACCACCAGATCGCGGCGCGCCAGGGTACGCGCGCCCAGTCCCGCAACGAACGCGTCCAGCTCTTGCAGGACGACCGCGGCCCGCTCGAGCCGGCCGCTCTCGAGCTCCAGCTCGGCCAGGGCCAGCATCGCGTCGGCCCGCTGGAGCGTCCAGCCGCCGGTCGCGGCGAGGTCGGCGGCGAGTTCCAGCGCGCGCCGGGCCAGTGGCGCGTGGCGACTGGCCGCCAGGTCGCGCGCCCACGCCACCAGCCCCTCCAGCGCGGCGAGGCGCTGGTCCTGCATGTCGCCGGCGATGCCCGAAAGCGAGGTCTGGAGCCGGCGGGCGAGGTACCGCAGCGTGTCCAGGGACGGATCGGCGAACCCGCCCTCGAGCTGGCTGATGAAGCTCTTGGTGTAGTCGGGGCCCGCCAGCGCGGACTGCGTCATGCCCAGCTCGCGCCGCCGCTGCCGGATGCGGCGGCCGATGGGCGCCTCCTCGGGCGTGGCATGTCGACGCGACGGATGTCGTCCCATGGCATGCACCAACCTGTACACCGATTACACCATAACTGCGCCGCTGGCGGAACCCGGCACGGCGCGGCCGCGCGGCTGCGGCCTGCCGGGGTCCGGTGTGCGACACCGCTACCCCTGCGCGTCGCTTGACACGTCCGCGGCGCGCTTGGTATACGGAGGGCATCATGCGCGCCATCGTCGACGTCTGTGACCGTGGCTGACGCCTGCCGTGTGGGCCTGCTCGGCCTGGGAACCGTCGGCAGCGCCGTGGCGCGGCTCTTGCTGGAGCGGTCCGAGGAACTCGCCCGGCAGGCCGGGGTGCCCATCGTGCTCCACCGCGTGGCGGTGGCGCACCCTGCGCGCCCGCGCGCCGTCGCGTTTCCGCCCGGCGTGTTGGTCGGCGACGCGCGGGCGGTGGTCGCCGATCCCGCGGTCGACGTGGTGGTGGAGGCCATGGGCGGTCTCGAGCCCGCCCGCTCGTACCTGCTGGAGGCCCTGACGCGCCGCAAGGCCGTGGTCACCGCCAACAAGCAGCTGATGTCCACCCGCGGCGACGAGCTGCGCGCGGCGGCCAACGCGGCCGGCGTGGACCTCTGCTTCGAGGCCAGCGTGGCCGGTGGCATCCCCATCATCAAGACGATCCGCGAGGCGCTGGCCGGCAACCGGATCCGGCAGCTGCTGGGTATCATCAACGGCACCACGAACTTCATCCTCACGCGGATGACCCGCGAGGGCATCTCGTTCGGCGAGGCGCTGGCCGACGCGCAGCAGCGGGGGTTCGCCGAGGCCGATCCGACCGACGACGTCGACGGCCACGACGCGGCGGCGAAGCTCGCGATCCTGGCCTCCGTGGCCTTCGGCTGCCGGCTCACGAGCGCCGACGTCTACCGCGAGGGCATCGGCGCCATCACGCCCCGGGTGATCGCCTATGGGCGGGAACTCGGCTACGTGGTGAAACTGCTGGCGATCGCGCGCGACGACGACGGCGCCGTCGAGGCGCGCGTGCACCCGGCGCTGGTGCCCGTCGACCACCCCCTGGCGGGCGTCGGCGACGAGGTCAACGCGGTGCTGATCGAGGCGGACCCCGTGGGCCGCCTCATGCTCGAGGGGCGCGGCGCCGGCGGCGGCCCCACGGCCAGCGCGGTGCTGGGGGACGTGATCGACGTGGCGCGCAACCTGCGGGCCGGCGCCACCGGGCGCCTGGGCGGTCTGCCCCCACGGACGGTGCCCGTGCGCGAAATGGCCGAGGTCGTCGGACCCTACTGCGTGGCCCTGGAGGTGGCCGACCGGCCTGGCGTGTTCGCGCGGGTGGCCGCGGCCTTTGGCGACGAGCAGGTCAGCATCGCGTCCATCGTGCAGAAGAGCCGCGGGGTCACCGCCGACGTCGTGCTGGTGACCCACGAGGCGGTGGAGGCCGCGATGCAGCGCGTGCTGGACCGCCTGCGGGCGCTGGACGTCGTCCGGTCGGTCCACGCGGCGCTGCGGATCGCTGCGTAGCGCCATGGCGACCGTCGCCTGGCCGGGCGTCGTGGAAGCCTACCGGACGTGGTTGCCCCCGGTGCGCGTCGTGGTCACGCTGCAGGAGGGCCACACGCCCCTGGTGCCCTCGACGCGCCTGTCGCGCCAGCTCGGCCGCCCCGTGTGGCTCAAGCTCGAGGGCTGCAACCCCACGGGGTCGTTCAAGGACCGGGGCATGACCCTGGCCGTGAGCGCGGCGGCCACCGAAGGGGCGCGCGGCGTCATCTGCGCGTCCACCGGCAACACCGCGGCCGCAGCGGCCGCCTACGCCGCCCGCGCGGGGCTGCGGTGCGCGATCCTGCTCCCTGTTGGCGCCGTCGCCCGGGGCAAGCTCGTGCAGGCCATCGCCCACGGCGCGCAGGTGCTGGCCATCGAGGCGGGCTTCGACCGGGCGTTGGACCTGGCGCAGGCGGCGAGTCGGGCCTTTGGCGACGTGCTGGTGAACTCGTTGAACCCGCTGCGGCTGGACGGCCAGATGACCGCGGCCTTCGAGATCTGCGACGCGCTGGGGCATGCGCCCGCCGCCGTGGTGCTGCCGGTGGGCAACGGCGGCAACATCACGGCGTACTGGCGCGGGTTCGTCCGCTACGCCGAGGCCGGCCGCGTGACGACCCGGCCCCGCCTGTTCGGCGTGCAGGCTGCTGGCGCCAACCCGCTGGTGCGCGGCGCGCCCGTCGCGGAGCCCAAGACCCTAGCCTCGGCCATCCGCATCGGCCGCCCCGCCAACTGGCAGGGCGCGGTGGAGGCGGCACGGGCCTCGGGCGGCGCGTTCCTCCAGGTGACCGACGACGAGATCGCCGCCGCGCAGCGCGCGCTGGCCCGGGAAGGCATTTTCGTGGAACCCGCCTCGGCGGCGGCCGCTGCGGGCCTGGCGTACCTGCCGCCGGGCGAGGGCGAGGTGGTGTGCGTGCTGACCGGACACGGCCTGAAGGATCCCGACGCC is a window encoding:
- the thrC gene encoding threonine synthase; translated protein: MATVAWPGVVEAYRTWLPPVRVVVTLQEGHTPLVPSTRLSRQLGRPVWLKLEGCNPTGSFKDRGMTLAVSAAATEGARGVICASTGNTAAAAAAYAARAGLRCAILLPVGAVARGKLVQAIAHGAQVLAIEAGFDRALDLAQAASRAFGDVLVNSLNPLRLDGQMTAAFEICDALGHAPAAVVLPVGNGGNITAYWRGFVRYAEAGRVTTRPRLFGVQAAGANPLVRGAPVAEPKTLASAIRIGRPANWQGAVEAARASGGAFLQVTDDEIAAAQRALAREGIFVEPASAAAAAGLAYLPPGEGEVVCVLTGHGLKDPDAVPGVEPVRVTPTLEALGKALTSP